A stretch of DNA from Lycium ferocissimum isolate CSIRO_LF1 chromosome 4, AGI_CSIRO_Lferr_CH_V1, whole genome shotgun sequence:
TATCGTGAAGATTGCTGTTTTTTTTCCtactgattttatttatttattaaacttTTTTTGGTGGCATCTGTTCTAGAGTTTTTGGAAATTTGGGAATAATCAATGGCAGCTCCAGGGGGAACTAGACCAAGGAATGCGCCACCACCCAATTATAACCCTAATGCACTTGCTGATGGTATGCAAAACCTACAAGTAAATAGGCCCAATCAGCCACCTAGTGGTCCTAGGCCTAATACCCCATTTGGGCAGCAGCCACCTTTTGCTGGTGGACCACCTGTTGGTCGTCCAGGACCTCCACCACCTGGTGTTTTCCCAAGAGGTCCTGCACCTCCTAGTGGTCCTCCACACAGTGGATTGCCTCCTCCCATGGCTCAGTCTGTTCCTCCCTTTGCATCTCGGCCACCTCCTCCTGGTGTAATGCGTCCTTCTATGGGTGGTGCTGCCCCGCCGCCTGGATCTTTGCCTTCTGCATTGGGTCCTCGTCCAGGGCCTCCGGGTCCCTTTTCTTCTTCGCCGTTGACAACAGTTCCTGCTGTGCCGCCACCATCAAGCATTCCTAGCTCGGTTAGTAATGGGCCACTGGCAGGTGGGCCGGGAATGATGCAGGGCGGAGCACGTTTTCCCCCTCCAAGCAGTACAACGAGGCCACCATTTGGAGCTCCTCCGCCAGCTATGGGTTCATCTGGCGCTTCTTCTCAGCCTTCAGGAATGCGCTCACCCTTTGGAAGTTCGTCATCTGTCAGCACAACACCAGTTACAgcacaaccaccaccaccatttTCAGGATCATTCCAGAATGTGCCACCTCCTTCGGGTTCCTCCCCATTTGCAGCACCTGTTCAAGGCATGCCTCCACCCATGGGTGCTCCTTATGGAACACAGTCGTGGCAACCCCATCAGGTGATCTTTATATGCCTATCTTACTGTACTTTTTTTTGGAAGGTGAATTCTATGTATTtccccaaaagaagaaatttgaTAGTCATATGCATATGCTATTCAAGGAAATAGACAATAGAGTTTGCTTTAGATCCCTGGTGTTAAGAATTTTCACTAAACTCATTAGCTaagtataatttattttttgtaatcgTTGAAGCTGAGAGATATATTTAGCTCTTGGCTGTGATAGACTAAGAAAGAAGTCAtaggatatatattttttgatttgCACCAACATCTTTTGCGTCAACAAGCCACACAAGATGTGTTATCAGTCATATTCTATGcgttcaattatttttaataaccatCAAGAGATGTTGGCCTGTTGGCATTGAGGAATTAAAAGGGTTCAAGGGGCCTAGTGTTGTAGAGATGCTTCATGATTTTAGGATAGAAAGAATCAATAACATTCAGAAACCAGTTACTGTTTGTTGCTGTTGATGAGCAACTTGAGAATGGTATAAAAGACTTCGTTAATGGCTGATTATTATTATCAGAATTTTTTGTAGTAGGGtctaaaaatgaagaaaaagatttACTGTGAATGGCTGTCATGAGTTATAATTTAGGGCTGTCATTTTCTCCCTCCAACTTGGTAAAAAGTCAAATTTTCCCTCCAACTTTATTCAATTCTCATTACCCCCCCTCTCCCCTCATGCAATGTCAAATGTGCCCTTACATTCTATgtaccttcttttcttttttctatttttgatattttaattcattttctcCTATAGTGTATCACATAATAATTCAAACGATGtcatattttattcattaaaaaataattagagaatttttttctgaatttgTGATAAATGTAATGCTATTTTAATTagcttttatttttagtattacGTGCATTACAAGAATTATCtattttttcaacataaaactgAATTTTAATTCCCATTAATGAAATTACCTAcatgaattcttttttttttttttttttttaaacttctaATATGTTGCTAGGACTTTTGCCATGCTTGAAAGTTATGAAAAAAGATAATTTGAATATCATTTACTTACTTTATCTAAATTAATTCAAAGTATAAATAGAGAAATCCTTTATAAGNNNNNNNNNNNNNNNNNNNNNNNNNNNNNNNNNNNNNNNNNNNNNNNNNNNNNNNNNNNNNNNNNNNNNNNNNNNNNNNNNNNNNNNNNNNNNNNNNNNNAGTTtaaaaaattatgcaaaaagggAGATTCATCAGGTTCGTATCTAGTACCGTGTTTTTGCATTTCTACTCTCAATcttaacaacacacacaacccccccccccccccctcggccaaaaaaaaaaaaaaacccaaaaataataataatttctataaattaGTCTGAAGTGGAAGAAAGGAGAAGGGCGGAATAAGAAACTGATATATATGGATTAATCATTTTTAATCAATTTAACATTTTCCCTGCTCTTAGCTGCTTACTGTTAATACTTCATATGAGATCTTGCAATTACCAACCATCATCCTCGCTTTGTTTATTTACTCACCATTGGCCATTCTAGATTCTTTAGGCAGTACTTTAGGTTTACAACAGCTTATCACAAGTTATCCTGAGGTTTATCTGAG
This window harbors:
- the LOC132053075 gene encoding uncharacterized protein LOC132053075 codes for the protein MAAPGGTRPRNAPPPNYNPNALADGMQNLQVNRPNQPPSGPRPNTPFGQQPPFAGGPPVGRPGPPPPGVFPRGPAPPSGPPHSGLPPPMAQSVPPFASRPPPPGVMRPSMGGAAPPPGSLPSALGPRPGPPGPFSSSPLTTVPAVPPPSSIPSSVSNGPLAGGPGMMQGGARFPPPSSTTRPPFGAPPPAMGSSGASSQPSGMRSPFGSSSSVSTTPVTAQPPPPFSGSFQNVPPPSGSSPFAAPVQGMPPPMGAPYGTQSWQPHQVIFICLSYCTFFWKVNSMYFPKRRNLIVICICYSRK